One region of Rhodothermus profundi genomic DNA includes:
- a CDS encoding ComEA family DNA-binding protein, which yields MRPCVLILLLLPMPVAAQRIAPDTLSSLALVEAALEGITLEPAALEALVTWLEERRRDPLNLNTASAAELSQLPGLSPQLARQIVRHRRRHGPFTRLSDLLLVEGFSASLLHRLRPFVTVRPEQNKPTVSGYVLQRLDYLPHQTDKAYPGLPVRLQTRLRLRYGHLETALTLENDPGEPFRWDPATHTYGFDHLAGFVAWRSAGRLRQLIAGDFSARFGSGLTLWSLPTIDSYQAAVDAPLRQGSGLMPYSGTDENRYFRGLALTLAPTSTLMLSLFVSRRRLDARLDTLAASQQTGVVSLPTTGLHRTPAEQRRKGMLRNSTLGGALTVEHAYGQVGLVGYIVHFAPPLQRSPLLHNRHAWRGRTARTLGFFSQFHLGQALLSAEIGGTPGRPPGVVGALSGPLGRSARGTLACRYLPTRFFSPYGDPFDTRSGAPAGEIGCYAGLELAPAPGWQLSAAFDQYQLSWPRYGQFWPTTGRIHWLRLTVYPRPWLKTYLQFRYDLAAYRTEVPGPAVATFKATAPEHYLSLRWHGTYTFSPMLHLESRLEYAHRLRATSRSTGWLFYQGLRWRPSSWLQVDVRLTAFSSAPSLLLYVPEPGLRYSMSLAALRGQGQRALLRLQLRPLSHLLLQLRHTKIMVETMGWNIQSTWQFLLLWQIG from the coding sequence GAACCTAAACACCGCTTCAGCGGCCGAGCTTTCGCAGCTACCAGGTCTTTCTCCCCAGCTAGCCCGCCAGATTGTGCGACATCGCCGGCGCCATGGTCCCTTCACCAGACTCTCAGATCTGCTGCTTGTGGAAGGATTTTCAGCAAGCTTGCTACATCGCCTGCGTCCGTTTGTAACCGTCCGCCCTGAGCAGAACAAGCCTACTGTCTCAGGGTATGTGCTTCAGCGCCTGGACTACCTGCCTCATCAAACAGATAAGGCCTATCCGGGCCTCCCGGTCCGTCTGCAAACGCGCCTTCGGTTACGCTACGGCCATCTGGAAACCGCGCTTACGCTGGAAAATGACCCGGGAGAGCCGTTTCGCTGGGATCCGGCTACCCACACCTACGGCTTCGATCATCTCGCCGGCTTTGTGGCCTGGCGCTCAGCTGGCCGCCTACGGCAACTTATCGCTGGTGACTTCAGCGCGCGTTTTGGCTCCGGACTGACGCTCTGGTCGCTACCCACCATCGACAGCTATCAGGCCGCTGTCGATGCCCCGCTCCGTCAGGGATCAGGCCTCATGCCCTACAGCGGCACAGACGAAAACCGCTACTTCCGGGGCCTGGCCCTGACGCTGGCGCCTACTTCCACCCTGATGCTTTCTCTTTTTGTTTCGCGCCGGCGACTGGATGCCCGTCTTGACACCCTGGCAGCTTCCCAGCAGACCGGCGTGGTTAGCCTCCCCACCACGGGTTTGCATCGGACACCTGCCGAACAACGCCGTAAAGGGATGCTGCGCAACAGCACGCTGGGTGGGGCATTGACCGTTGAACATGCCTATGGCCAGGTAGGCCTGGTCGGTTACATTGTTCATTTTGCTCCCCCACTCCAACGGTCCCCCCTTCTTCATAACCGCCATGCCTGGCGCGGCCGCACCGCCCGTACGCTGGGGTTTTTCAGCCAGTTTCACCTTGGACAAGCCCTGCTTAGCGCTGAAATTGGCGGTACGCCTGGCCGCCCCCCGGGCGTAGTAGGAGCGTTATCCGGTCCGTTAGGCCGCTCTGCCCGAGGCACCCTGGCCTGTCGCTATCTTCCCACCCGCTTCTTCAGCCCGTATGGAGATCCCTTCGACACGCGCAGCGGTGCCCCTGCCGGAGAAATCGGTTGCTATGCGGGACTGGAGCTCGCGCCAGCGCCAGGATGGCAACTCTCGGCCGCCTTCGATCAATATCAATTATCCTGGCCTCGATATGGACAATTCTGGCCAACCACCGGCCGCATCCACTGGCTACGTCTTACGGTTTATCCCCGCCCCTGGCTGAAGACGTACCTGCAGTTTCGCTATGACCTTGCAGCATATCGCACAGAAGTGCCAGGGCCGGCTGTCGCTACCTTCAAGGCCACTGCCCCCGAACACTACCTTTCCCTCCGCTGGCATGGCACCTACACCTTTAGTCCCATGCTACACCTTGAAAGCCGCCTCGAATACGCCCACCGCCTGCGCGCGACCAGCCGCTCCACTGGCTGGCTGTTTTATCAAGGATTGCGCTGGCGCCCCTCCTCCTGGCTTCAGGTGGACGTCCGCCTGACGGCTTTTAGCAGTGCGCCATCGCTCCTCCTGTATGTTCCCGAACCGGGATTGCGCTACAGCATGTCCCTGGCAGCGCTACGTGGCCAGGGCCAGCGCGCTCTGCTTCGCTTGCAACTTAGACCGCTTTCGCATCTGTTGCTGCAACTTCGTCATACCAAAATTATGGTAGAAACTATGGGTTGGAACATACAATCCACCTGGCAATTTCTTTTGCTGTGGCAGATAGGTTAA
- a CDS encoding TRAP transporter substrate-binding protein — protein MLRLAHVLGPTHPVHRGMERFAERLEELSGGTMRVEIYPNAQLGVERETIELLQLGVLDMAKVSSAVLENFVPEMSVFSLPYLFDDADHLWRVLEGPIGKRILLAGEKKRIRGLCYYDAGFRSFYVRNRLIQTPEDLKGLKIRVMRSYFSVRSINIMGGSAVPLAFSEVYTALQQGVIDGAENNPPNFYLTRHYEVAKYYTLDEHSAPPDVLLISTWRWEQLSAEQKRWVELAVAASVPYQRKLWEEATASALQALEEAGVTIYHPDKAPFRAAVAPLYRELQGTVLGELAAAIRSVARPTALTQE, from the coding sequence GTGCTGCGCCTTGCTCACGTGCTGGGCCCTACCCATCCTGTGCACCGGGGCATGGAACGCTTCGCCGAGCGGCTGGAAGAACTCTCCGGAGGTACCATGCGCGTTGAGATCTACCCGAACGCGCAGCTTGGCGTTGAACGTGAAACCATAGAGCTGTTGCAACTCGGCGTACTTGACATGGCAAAAGTTTCTTCAGCCGTTCTTGAGAATTTTGTACCTGAAATGAGTGTTTTTAGCCTGCCTTATTTATTTGATGATGCAGATCATCTATGGCGGGTGTTGGAGGGACCAATAGGGAAGCGCATTTTACTGGCCGGAGAAAAGAAACGCATACGTGGACTCTGTTATTATGATGCTGGATTTCGATCTTTTTATGTGCGAAATCGCCTGATACAAACTCCTGAGGATCTTAAGGGATTAAAAATCCGGGTAATGCGCAGTTATTTTTCTGTTCGATCGATTAATATCATGGGAGGAAGCGCTGTGCCGCTTGCCTTCAGTGAGGTGTATACTGCCCTGCAACAGGGCGTCATTGATGGCGCTGAAAATAATCCGCCTAACTTTTATCTAACCAGACACTATGAGGTAGCTAAGTATTATACCCTGGACGAACATTCCGCGCCCCCTGATGTGCTACTGATTTCGACGTGGCGCTGGGAACAGCTCTCTGCCGAACAAAAAAGATGGGTGGAGCTAGCCGTAGCTGCGTCGGTTCCCTACCAGCGGAAGCTCTGGGAGGAAGCTACCGCCTCGGCGCTGCAGGCGCTTGAGGAAGCAGGGGTAACGATCTATCATCCCGATAAAGCACCGTTTCGCGCAGCAGTGGCACCGCTTTATAGAGAACTTCAGGGCACCGTCCTGGGAGAACTGGCTGCCGCGATTCGGTCCGTTGCCCGGCCTACAGCCCTTACGCAGGAGTAA
- a CDS encoding TRAP transporter small permease: protein MERLATRIDRIVEYTLVLLMATMVMVVTWQVFTRFVLNNPSSFTEELSTYLLIWISLIGAAYAYRKGAHLGIDFLYRMMKPLGRRVTVYIQGVAVIIFSLLALVIGGIRLVYITLALHQTSAALRIPIGYIYAVLPISGLLLIFYAIIFMLNYNRKQHVDV from the coding sequence ATGGAAAGGCTGGCTACACGCATTGATCGGATCGTCGAGTATACCCTGGTATTGCTGATGGCCACCATGGTAATGGTGGTGACATGGCAGGTATTTACCCGCTTCGTTTTGAACAATCCCAGTTCGTTTACCGAAGAACTTTCTACCTATCTGCTTATATGGATTTCCTTGATAGGAGCAGCTTATGCCTATCGGAAAGGAGCCCATCTGGGCATTGACTTCTTATATCGGATGATGAAGCCACTCGGTCGACGTGTAACAGTTTATATTCAAGGAGTTGCTGTTATTATTTTTTCGCTGCTCGCCCTGGTCATAGGGGGAATTAGACTGGTATATATAACTCTGGCTCTACATCAGACGTCTGCCGCATTGCGTATTCCTATTGGATATATATATGCTGTCCTGCCTATAAGTGGTCTGCTTCTGATTTTTTATGCTATCATATTCATGTTGAACTACAATAGAAAACAGCATGTTGATGTATGA
- a CDS encoding TolB family protein has product MRHTALLLVLLLGSFAENLRAQWYGAVYRPPGVQYRVLPQTHFELIYQVGRESEARELAALLEAYYDSVRAFVGVQHAFRVPVILSDYQDVGNGFVSALPYRQEITVSRLRGLRVAPSVYSWPHAVAPHELVHAAHAEVNAGMGIGWGLRLLGPDWSRLLNLWAPAGFAEGVAVYYESQIPGGAGRLRFPFFTMEFRAAMAARRPWRLAQLLEAPAYTWPFDRHYNGGGHLVQYLFGQGRADFLWRTTRWFHRMPLLGFGAALWYGTRQVPWELGQHFRQEVQAQVAAALARRAPFTEMQVVRSERGLIIRRPYWLDARTLVAYVRGYQERPGYYRFDVESGRMKRVRTFDAPEDVRYALTPDRQALLVARYVPDPLLSGRLTAEVYRLELNGRVQRLTHGGRVYAPVMAPDGSVWALQNQGFYNQWVRITPSGQIEPVMAMDRVFFLQLAPDPWGRQVAVLLHYWGRQGIFRAQRDAEGRLRLQPWLAFRTGAIYDLSWSADGRWLLFTADPDSVPNIYALEVETGRVLRLTNVPFGALEAALSPDSRWLAFIHYRHERYELVRMPFQPERAVEVPADWLAPIELAPAVATTQSDGVQASATHPYRAWRYLWRPRLVYMLWAPPEVRNDRFGDGLSWAVGLGLEGADPLQRWSYRLHSFYRQGYLWGSLWLAYGGWPFRPGLFLYDLPSSALVRLYDPQRRRSVVRRVGRERRGVALSATLPVLLESNIYTSWLLLTLQSRYEYERFFWHTRPGQPTLADDARTTLEPIVTLAYRLQQNWRDLMPNQGLSWTTRMLWDLSRTDFPLRATYWSSLYGYVPILARYNVGIRLEAGLLWQNRGAIYDLTRFLPRGWDDIFLDRGLFGRLGILTLVPLKFVDNGFVLLPLYIEALYLYGFAEAVRPFRGARAFDKEGQPVKNIGALGGGLGAQFRIFSHLRLDLRVGMSYRVSDRRWRRVWR; this is encoded by the coding sequence ATGCGTCACACAGCACTCCTGCTGGTCCTGCTGCTTGGAAGCTTTGCCGAGAACCTCCGGGCGCAGTGGTATGGAGCCGTTTATCGGCCGCCAGGTGTGCAGTATCGCGTGCTGCCACAAACGCATTTTGAGCTGATCTATCAGGTGGGGCGTGAATCCGAAGCCCGGGAGCTGGCAGCTCTGCTTGAAGCATATTACGATAGCGTACGCGCATTCGTAGGCGTACAGCACGCATTTCGCGTTCCGGTGATTCTGAGCGATTATCAGGACGTCGGCAATGGCTTTGTATCGGCTCTGCCGTATCGGCAGGAAATTACCGTCAGTCGGCTGCGTGGGCTTCGCGTGGCCCCGTCTGTTTATAGCTGGCCCCATGCCGTCGCTCCGCATGAGCTGGTGCATGCAGCCCATGCGGAAGTGAATGCGGGAATGGGAATCGGATGGGGGCTGCGATTGCTCGGACCGGACTGGAGCCGCTTGCTTAATTTATGGGCGCCGGCAGGCTTTGCCGAAGGCGTGGCGGTGTATTACGAAAGTCAGATCCCAGGTGGGGCCGGACGACTGCGCTTTCCCTTTTTTACAATGGAGTTTCGGGCCGCGATGGCAGCCCGGCGGCCCTGGCGGCTGGCGCAGTTGCTGGAGGCGCCTGCGTATACCTGGCCGTTTGACCGGCACTACAATGGAGGCGGCCATCTGGTGCAGTATCTCTTTGGCCAGGGACGCGCAGATTTTCTCTGGCGGACTACTCGCTGGTTCCACCGCATGCCGCTGCTCGGTTTTGGCGCGGCCCTCTGGTATGGAACGCGCCAGGTCCCGTGGGAACTGGGCCAGCATTTCAGGCAGGAGGTGCAAGCTCAGGTAGCGGCTGCGCTGGCTCGTCGCGCTCCCTTTACGGAAATGCAGGTGGTGCGGTCTGAGCGCGGACTGATCATCCGGCGACCTTACTGGCTGGACGCTCGCACGTTGGTGGCCTATGTGCGCGGCTATCAGGAGCGGCCGGGCTATTATCGTTTCGATGTAGAGAGTGGACGAATGAAGCGGGTGCGCACCTTCGACGCGCCAGAAGACGTGCGCTATGCCCTGACGCCAGACCGACAAGCGCTGCTGGTAGCTCGCTACGTACCGGATCCTTTGCTGTCAGGCCGGCTGACTGCCGAAGTCTATCGCCTGGAGCTGAACGGCCGCGTGCAGCGCCTGACGCATGGGGGGCGGGTTTATGCGCCGGTTATGGCCCCGGATGGTTCGGTCTGGGCGCTCCAGAATCAGGGGTTCTATAACCAATGGGTGCGCATCACGCCATCCGGGCAGATTGAGCCGGTGATGGCAATGGACCGGGTGTTCTTTCTGCAACTGGCACCTGATCCATGGGGCAGACAAGTGGCCGTTTTGCTCCACTACTGGGGACGGCAGGGCATCTTCCGGGCGCAGCGCGACGCGGAAGGACGCCTGCGGTTGCAGCCCTGGCTGGCATTTCGCACCGGTGCGATCTACGATCTAAGCTGGAGCGCTGACGGCCGGTGGCTGCTTTTTACGGCCGATCCGGACAGCGTGCCCAATATCTATGCCCTGGAGGTGGAGACAGGACGGGTGCTTCGGCTCACAAACGTTCCTTTTGGCGCGCTGGAAGCAGCGCTTTCACCAGACAGCCGCTGGCTGGCCTTCATTCACTACCGCCACGAACGCTATGAACTGGTGCGCATGCCGTTCCAGCCGGAGCGAGCTGTAGAGGTACCGGCCGACTGGCTCGCTCCTATTGAACTGGCACCGGCAGTAGCTACCACCCAGAGCGATGGCGTTCAGGCATCTGCCACGCATCCTTATCGCGCCTGGCGCTACCTGTGGCGCCCCCGCCTGGTCTATATGCTCTGGGCTCCTCCAGAAGTCAGAAACGATCGGTTCGGAGATGGACTGAGTTGGGCCGTCGGACTGGGCCTGGAAGGAGCCGATCCGCTCCAGCGCTGGAGCTATCGGCTGCACAGTTTTTACCGACAGGGCTATCTCTGGGGCAGCCTGTGGCTGGCCTATGGCGGCTGGCCGTTTCGACCAGGACTGTTCCTGTACGATTTACCGTCCAGTGCACTGGTGCGGCTGTACGATCCGCAGCGTCGGCGCTCGGTAGTCCGACGAGTCGGACGCGAACGGCGCGGCGTAGCCCTTAGCGCAACGCTGCCTGTACTGTTAGAATCCAACATTTACACCAGTTGGCTGCTACTGACGCTTCAGAGCCGCTACGAGTATGAGCGCTTCTTCTGGCACACGCGGCCCGGACAGCCTACCCTGGCCGACGACGCCCGAACTACGTTGGAGCCAATCGTTACGCTGGCATATCGACTGCAGCAGAACTGGCGGGATCTTATGCCTAATCAGGGGCTAAGCTGGACTACCCGTATGCTCTGGGATCTGTCCCGCACAGACTTTCCGCTGCGAGCAACCTATTGGTCCAGCTTGTATGGGTATGTCCCCATACTGGCCCGTTATAACGTGGGAATCCGGCTGGAGGCCGGATTGCTCTGGCAAAACCGTGGCGCCATCTACGACCTGACGCGCTTTCTGCCCCGAGGATGGGATGACATTTTCCTGGATCGAGGGCTTTTTGGACGGCTGGGGATACTCACCCTGGTACCGTTAAAGTTTGTGGACAACGGGTTTGTACTGCTACCCCTGTACATTGAAGCCCTTTATCTGTACGGGTTTGCCGAGGCTGTTCGGCCATTCCGGGGCGCTCGGGCTTTCGATAAGGAGGGGCAGCCGGTAAAAAACATAGGGGCGCTAGGAGGAGGACTGGGCGCGCAGTTTCGCATTTTTTCGCATCTGCGGTTAGATCTGCGCGTAGGGATGAGCTACCGCGTGTCAGACAGACGGTGGCGCCGCGTCTGGCGTTGA
- a CDS encoding TRAP transporter large permease, with amino-acid sequence MEVIVLILSFLGLLLLNVPVAFCIGLSTLFFLLVIMDFTPSVSAIAQRVATGLDSFTLLAIPFFILAGNLMGRGGSTQRLIVLARTLVSSLPGGLAFVNIISNMFFGAISGSAIASAAAIGSVMHPRMVTSGYSPGYSVAVNVSSATTGLVIPPSNVLIVYSLASGGLSVAALFVAGYLPGILMGLVLMIVAGVVARIKGFGASERVPLRELFRCFLDALPSLGLIVVVIGGIVAGIFTATEAAAIAVVYALVLSTVIYRALRLSELVEVLLDSAKTTAVVMLLIATSMALSWALALERVPQAVGEALIALGQNPVVFLLLVNVMLLVVGTFMDMTPAILIFTPILLPTAMEMGIDPVHFGILMVVNLCIGLCTPPVGTVLFAGCGIAGVPVTQVVRPLLPFYIALLVALLAVTFIPGLSLWLPRLLGLI; translated from the coding sequence ATGGAAGTAATCGTCCTCATTCTCTCTTTTCTGGGCTTGCTTTTGCTTAATGTGCCGGTAGCATTTTGCATCGGCCTATCTACCCTCTTTTTTCTTCTGGTCATCATGGACTTTACCCCTTCTGTTAGTGCCATAGCGCAACGCGTGGCCACCGGACTCGATTCGTTTACCCTGCTGGCCATTCCGTTTTTTATCCTGGCAGGAAATCTCATGGGGCGAGGTGGCAGCACGCAACGGCTGATTGTGCTGGCCCGAACGCTCGTGAGTAGCCTGCCTGGCGGGCTTGCCTTTGTTAACATTATTTCTAACATGTTTTTTGGAGCTATCAGTGGCAGTGCTATTGCATCAGCTGCCGCGATCGGAAGTGTAATGCATCCACGGATGGTGACGTCCGGCTACAGTCCGGGCTATAGCGTAGCTGTTAACGTGTCGAGCGCCACAACAGGGCTCGTGATTCCCCCCTCAAACGTGCTGATTGTCTACTCTCTGGCCTCCGGAGGACTTTCAGTAGCTGCGCTTTTTGTGGCGGGATATCTGCCCGGTATTCTTATGGGCCTGGTACTGATGATTGTAGCCGGGGTGGTTGCTCGCATCAAGGGGTTCGGGGCAAGCGAGCGCGTTCCGCTACGCGAACTGTTTCGATGCTTTCTGGATGCGCTGCCGAGCCTGGGATTGATTGTTGTCGTGATCGGCGGCATCGTAGCAGGTATTTTTACTGCAACCGAGGCAGCCGCCATCGCTGTCGTTTATGCATTGGTGCTGTCTACTGTTATCTATCGCGCCCTTCGCCTCTCTGAACTGGTTGAGGTGCTTTTAGATTCTGCCAAGACAACGGCTGTCGTCATGCTTCTCATTGCCACCAGTATGGCCCTGTCCTGGGCTCTGGCGCTTGAACGCGTGCCGCAGGCCGTAGGAGAAGCTTTAATCGCCTTAGGGCAAAATCCAGTTGTGTTTTTGCTCCTTGTCAATGTAATGTTGTTAGTCGTAGGAACATTTATGGATATGACGCCGGCCATTCTTATCTTCACGCCAATTCTGTTGCCAACAGCAATGGAAATGGGGATAGATCCCGTGCACTTCGGAATTCTAATGGTAGTGAACCTGTGTATTGGATTGTGCACTCCGCCGGTCGGAACGGTGCTATTTGCTGGATGTGGCATAGCAGGAGTACCTGTCACGCAGGTTGTACGTCCATTGCTGCCTTTCTACATTGCCCTGCTCGTTGCTCTTCTGGCAGTAACGTTCATTCCCGGACTGTCCCTCTGGCTACCACGTCTGCTCGGACTTATCTGA
- a CDS encoding SCO family protein: MVRSSPFLLLLLLWTGCHPSRTYEVRGRVVGFSDDPHTLFIQHEAIPGYMPAMTMPFRTPDTAAVAQLSPGDLVQFTFHVTRDSSWITDIRRLPPDAQLALDAGPRPTLHGLPLLQEGDQLPNVTLLTQDSLLLHTAELRGRVVVLTFIYTRCPVPDFCPLMSRHFQQLQQPLKARFGDRTRLLTISFDPAYDTPTVLRRYARQYTDDTHHWIFATGDSTTIYQLATQFGVHYEAASGEIIHNLTTALVGPDGRIARIWRGNRWQPEEVLHAVARLLE; encoded by the coding sequence ATGGTTCGGTCGTCTCCGTTTCTCCTTCTGTTGTTGCTCTGGACAGGCTGCCACCCTTCCCGAACCTATGAAGTGCGGGGGCGCGTCGTTGGCTTTAGCGATGATCCGCACACGCTCTTCATTCAGCATGAAGCGATTCCGGGCTACATGCCAGCTATGACCATGCCCTTCCGCACCCCCGACACAGCGGCTGTGGCGCAACTGTCGCCTGGAGACCTGGTTCAGTTCACTTTTCACGTCACGCGCGACAGCTCATGGATCACGGATATCCGCCGCCTACCTCCTGATGCGCAGCTAGCGCTGGATGCAGGTCCACGCCCTACCCTCCATGGCCTTCCCCTGCTGCAGGAAGGCGACCAGCTTCCCAATGTTACCCTGCTGACCCAGGATAGTCTGTTGTTACATACAGCCGAACTGCGAGGCCGCGTCGTAGTGCTCACATTTATTTACACGCGCTGTCCGGTACCTGACTTCTGTCCCCTCATGTCCCGTCATTTCCAGCAACTTCAGCAGCCGCTCAAAGCGCGCTTTGGCGACCGCACCCGTCTTCTGACAATTAGCTTTGATCCGGCTTACGATACGCCCACTGTTTTGCGCCGGTATGCCCGGCAGTACACCGACGACACCCATCACTGGATTTTTGCGACGGGCGACTCCACTACCATTTACCAACTGGCCACCCAATTTGGCGTGCATTATGAAGCCGCCTCCGGTGAAATCATCCATAACCTGACGACAGCCCTGGTGGGGCCCGACGGCCGCATCGCTCGCATCTGGCGAGGCAACCGCTGGCAACCGGAGGAGGTCCTGCACGCAGTAGCACGCCTGCTGGAGTAA
- a CDS encoding response regulator, translating to MPESSKPRLLAVEDNPETRLLLRYFLQEHFDLLLAATFDEALELARQEHAEVLLLDINLGEARTGIDLLHELRERLSYSNTPAIAFTAYARPEDRERFLQEGFDEYLTKPFTRQQLLRAIESARTRRS from the coding sequence ATGCCTGAATCTTCTAAGCCACGGCTGCTAGCCGTCGAAGACAATCCGGAAACCCGGTTGCTGCTGCGCTATTTTCTGCAGGAGCACTTCGATCTGCTGCTGGCCGCTACCTTTGACGAAGCGCTGGAGCTTGCTCGTCAGGAGCACGCAGAAGTGCTGTTACTCGACATCAATTTAGGCGAAGCGCGCACGGGCATTGACCTGCTGCATGAACTTCGCGAACGCCTTTCTTATAGCAACACGCCCGCCATTGCCTTTACCGCGTACGCTCGCCCAGAAGATCGAGAACGTTTTTTACAAGAAGGATTTGACGAATACCTGACCAAACCTTTTACCCGCCAGCAACTGCTCCGGGCTATCGAATCGGCCCGGACTCGCCGTTCCTGA